The genomic DNA TGGAGTTCTTGTGGAACTCATTTTATGACTACTGGTTTCTTCTATGCTGTAGTTATTGACTGCAAAAGTTAGATGTTGCCATGATTGAAGTCAGCGAATGGATTTTAGTTGGAAAAGTCAGCATGATTGAAACCTTTGCAGTGAAACTTGTTATTTTAATGGCAATTTGGtaaattcattttttttcttttaggcaAGTTCTTAGTTACATGTAGCTAAGTTCTTTTAGGCAGTTTGTCTATGCGCGGCATTTTTCTCATATCCATGCAATAATTTCTAGATTTTGAGCTCCGTAAACCATAAGCTCAAGAGTTTCGGACAAAcgaaaaaaaatcattataaTTAGAAATATGCAGCTTCTTATTCACTGGACAAGTATTGTCTGTAACATATTTCAGCTGTGCAACTCAACTCCAGAAAGTGGATTGTGAAGACATGCCATTAAGTATTGGTTGCAAGGGTTCTAACTTCTAAAGTAACAAGTGCTATTGCAGCCTTTGAAAAGAGGCTGCCATTTCAAATCAATTAAATATTATGTTGACCATCAGATGGCTTCCCCACAGGCATTTTAGATTCTTTAGTAATCATATTATTGCTTCTGAATATTTAccgatgattttttttcatgttactTAACTGTAAAATCAACTGAGCAGCAAAATTTGTATGCATGCTTGTTGAGTCTACTTTCATTAAATTTTGGCACATTCTTCAGGCTGCTGAATCCATTTGTATTTGTATCTCAGGTTCTTGTGGTACCCCTTTGCCTGTTTGCATCCATTGAATTGGCTTGATATTTGTGCCTTTTAGTTTCTCTCTCTCACATTGTTTGCAtcttttttgagaaaaaaggaATATGAACTTCAAACAGCACTAGTCTTGTTATGCTTCAATCTTGTTTGTTAAATTCCACTTATGACCTTACTTGCTTCACTTGCAGATCTTGGAGGATATGAAGTCCGTTTGTGGTTTGGACGTATAAGATAGTGTGCATATGATTTGTCCGTAGTCCTGCAACCTCATCCTTTGCCATTTGGGATCAGTAAGCTCCATGCTCATGGACAGAGCTGATACATCAGGTTTTGTCAGTGGTGGTATACATTACATCAACATCCATGTGTATTTTCATTTCGTGTATACTATGTGCTTCCTCAGTGGTGAAGTTGTAAAGCTGGGATCCTGAGTtctgttggttggattgaagcATCTGGTCTCTAAACAGCACTTAAATATTTTTCTATCATAATCCTACTGTAATAATATTAAGCAGGATGGACCTCAATATGACAAATCTTTGGTTTCATGGGAAAGAAAGTATAGCTGCTGCTTCATTCTCCCAGGCTCAACCAGCTGCAATAAATTGCAGGAATGAAGAACCACCTGCGTCAGCTATGAACTTGGGTTGTATCGGGAGCTCAGAAATAGCACAAAACTCTGGAAAATCATTTCACCATGGCGATCAAAGTTTGGCTGTTCCTGATGATAGCTGCAGACTGGTCCTTGGACTCGGGCCAACACCAAATCTATATTCTGCTGATAGTCACTCATTTGGTGGGAAGAGAGCTTATGAATCTGGAACTTTGCTCACTCAACATTGTGCCACAACCAATTCTGGTTTAATGTTGGATCTTTCAAGATGCAGCTCAAGAAATTTACAACCTGCAGCAGTGAATGGCAGCAGGAATTTTTCACATGCAAGAAAAACTGGTATCGCCTTCCCAATTATTGATGAGGGATCAACTTCAGCCAAAAGGAAACCAGGTGGTTATATGCTGCCACTTCTGTTTGCACCAAGATCAGGCGATCTTTGTCTTAATGGAACATCTCCAGACATCGATATCCAACAGCATAATGGAATTGAATGTGATACCGACAGTGATCATGATAGATCTCTTAATCATCACGAGGTTCAGCCTAGCCCTGATCTGTCCATAACAACTGATTGTTCTTTTGCTGCAACTTCTGATATGGTAGTCGGTACAACTAGTGGGGAGCAGAGAAGTCATCAGCGCCATCCAAAGAAGTGCAGGTTCAATGGGTGCTCAAAAGGTGCAAGAGGTGCATCAGGACTATGTATTTCCCATGGTGGTGGCCAGAGGTGCCAAAAGCCAGGTTGCAACAAAGGTGCTGAGAGCCGAACAGCATATTGCAAAGCTCACGGAGGAGGGAAACGATGTCAAGAGTTAGGCTGCACCAAAAGTGCCGAGGGTAAGACAGAGTTCTGTATTTCTCATGGTGGTGGGCGCCGGTGCGGGAGTGAGGGATGCTCAAGAGCAGCACGGGGGAAATCAGGATTCTGCATAAAGCATGGTGGAGGGAAGAGGTGCAGGATCGAGGGCTGCACTCGTAGTGCTGAAGGTTACCCTGGGTTGTGTATCTCACATGGAGGCGGTCGCCGTTGCCAGTACCCAAACTGCAGTAAGGGCGCGCAAGGAAGCACCATCTATTGCAAGTCCCATGGTGGAGGCAAGAGGTGCATGTTTGAAGGCTGTACCAGAGGCGCTGAGGGCAGCACGCCCTTCTGCAAAGGGCATGGTGGCGGGAAGAGGTGCCTCTTCGAGGGAGGTGGGGTGTGCCCAAAGAGTGTTCATGGCGGAACTAGCTTCTGTGTTGCGCATGGAGGGGGC from Setaria italica strain Yugu1 chromosome VII, Setaria_italica_v2.0, whole genome shotgun sequence includes the following:
- the LOC101755081 gene encoding loricrin; protein product: MDLNMTNLWFHGKESIAAASFSQAQPAAINCRNEEPPASAMNLGCIGSSEIAQNSGKSFHHGDQSLAVPDDSCRLVLGLGPTPNLYSADSHSFGGKRAYESGTLLTQHCATTNSGLMLDLSRCSSRNLQPAAVNGSRNFSHARKTGIAFPIIDEGSTSAKRKPGGYMLPLLFAPRSGDLCLNGTSPDIDIQQHNGIECDTDSDHDRSLNHHEVQPSPDLSITTDCSFAATSDMVVGTTSGEQRSHQRHPKKCRFNGCSKGARGASGLCISHGGGQRCQKPGCNKGAESRTAYCKAHGGGKRCQELGCTKSAEGKTEFCISHGGGRRCGSEGCSRAARGKSGFCIKHGGGKRCRIEGCTRSAEGYPGLCISHGGGRRCQYPNCSKGAQGSTIYCKSHGGGKRCMFEGCTRGAEGSTPFCKGHGGGKRCLFEGGGVCPKSVHGGTSFCVAHGGGKRCNVPGCTKSARGRSDCCVKHGGGKRCKSNGCNKSAQGSTDFCKAHGGGKRCTWNTGCDKFARGRSGLCAAHTTLMASKLEHDPGQGRSMAGPGLFSGIVSGSSAAGSSMDHAISSSGHAAWSDCVDSSGDMQGGGRLLIPHQVLVPGSLKASSSCGLAGNGPQEDGGSRSQNFGLVVPEGRVHGGGLMSMLGVGGNLRSNPDGSKANNNEHATQ